From Vicinamibacteria bacterium, a single genomic window includes:
- a CDS encoding penicillin-binding transpeptidase domain-containing protein: MTDGKSLTRVQVRLVLLGLCTSLGFLAISARLAYLTIVARDSLREKGAMQHQQTLKLDPRRGSILDRNGHALATSVEVESIYAVPRAFSPEQVSQASRALGECLDAPPRRVASRLEGGKSFVWIERKATADKAQCVRELNLAGTGFVPESQRFYPKRRLASQVLGYVGMDNEGMAGVEYALDDEIQGEPGRRIIWIDALRRRAASRVEEGAVPGHSVYLTLDENLQYIAETEITAAVEESRSASGIAILMRPRTGEVLAMAAWPSFNPNRYADFPASHWRNRAVTDVYEPGSTFKIIGAAAALEEGVVTEDERIDCGSGSIQIANRIIGDHRPFDVLTFREVIEKSSNIGMIRIGQRLGKERFESYIRAFGFGEPTGVELPAESRGILRPSSRWGAASLASIAFGQEISVTPLQMVAAVNVVANRGLLMRPTLLLGRDRPDGTFQESLAPQPVRRVISEETARHLTSFLEGVVERGTGRRAAVAGFRVAGKTGTAQKAIRGGYSKTDYIASFAGFAPAEDPELTALVILDSPDGDHSGSRAAAVFGRIIERSLRYLGVPRDDETLVRLATVWPQTRPMLDGETKVIGVSGRVEEVPDVIGLPARDALARFVTLGLVPVIEGSGFVVEQHPLAGATAAAGERARLVLGVRPVEGRELYGVPPARDQRVASVHRETFGPSPE; this comes from the coding sequence GTGACCGACGGCAAATCGCTTACTCGTGTTCAGGTCCGGCTCGTGCTCCTCGGATTGTGCACTTCGCTCGGATTTCTCGCCATCTCCGCGAGGCTCGCCTATCTCACGATCGTGGCGCGCGACTCTCTTCGGGAGAAGGGAGCGATGCAGCACCAGCAGACGCTGAAGCTGGATCCGAGACGGGGGAGCATCCTCGATCGAAACGGTCACGCGCTCGCGACCAGCGTGGAGGTCGAATCGATCTACGCCGTCCCCCGCGCGTTCTCCCCCGAGCAGGTCTCTCAGGCATCCCGAGCGCTCGGCGAGTGTCTCGACGCGCCGCCGCGACGGGTCGCCTCCCGGCTCGAGGGCGGCAAGAGCTTCGTCTGGATCGAGCGGAAGGCCACCGCGGACAAGGCGCAATGTGTCCGCGAGCTGAACCTCGCGGGAACGGGGTTCGTCCCCGAGAGCCAGAGGTTCTACCCCAAGAGGCGTCTCGCCTCTCAGGTCCTGGGCTACGTGGGAATGGACAACGAGGGAATGGCAGGGGTCGAGTACGCTCTCGACGACGAGATCCAGGGAGAGCCGGGCCGGCGCATCATCTGGATCGATGCGCTCCGACGCCGGGCGGCGAGCCGGGTCGAGGAGGGCGCCGTACCGGGCCACTCCGTCTATCTGACGCTCGACGAGAACCTGCAATACATCGCCGAGACCGAGATCACCGCCGCGGTCGAGGAAAGCCGCTCGGCGAGCGGCATCGCCATCCTGATGAGGCCGAGAACGGGAGAAGTGCTGGCGATGGCGGCCTGGCCGAGCTTCAACCCGAACCGCTATGCCGATTTTCCCGCGAGCCATTGGCGAAACCGCGCGGTGACCGACGTCTACGAGCCCGGCTCGACGTTCAAGATCATCGGCGCCGCGGCCGCACTCGAGGAAGGGGTCGTGACCGAGGACGAGCGAATCGATTGCGGTTCCGGCTCGATCCAGATCGCGAATCGCATCATCGGAGACCATCGCCCGTTCGACGTCCTGACCTTTCGCGAAGTGATCGAGAAATCGAGCAACATCGGGATGATTCGGATCGGCCAGCGGCTGGGCAAGGAGCGGTTCGAGTCCTACATCCGCGCATTCGGATTCGGCGAGCCCACCGGCGTGGAGCTTCCCGCGGAAAGCCGCGGCATCCTCCGGCCGTCGTCGCGCTGGGGGGCGGCGTCGCTCGCCTCGATCGCCTTCGGCCAGGAGATCTCGGTGACTCCGCTCCAGATGGTTGCGGCGGTGAACGTCGTGGCGAACCGCGGTCTCTTGATGCGTCCGACGCTCTTGCTCGGCCGAGACCGTCCCGACGGCACGTTTCAGGAGAGCCTTGCCCCCCAGCCGGTTCGTCGTGTCATCAGCGAAGAGACGGCGCGGCATCTGACCTCGTTTCTCGAGGGTGTGGTCGAGCGCGGAACGGGACGGAGAGCCGCGGTGGCCGGCTTCCGGGTGGCGGGCAAGACGGGAACGGCGCAGAAGGCGATTCGCGGCGGCTATTCGAAAACGGACTACATCGCTTCTTTCGCCGGCTTCGCTCCGGCGGAGGATCCCGAGTTAACCGCGCTGGTCATTCTCGACTCGCCCGACGGAGATCACTCCGGCTCGCGAGCGGCCGCGGTGTTCGGCCGGATCATCGAGCGCTCGCTCCGTTACCTGGGCGTCCCCCGGGACGACGAGACGCTGGTGCGACTCGCCACAGTTTGGCCACAAACCCGGCCTATGCTCGACGGAGAAACGAAGGTGATCGGCGTCTCGGGGCGGGTCGAGGAGGTTCCCGACGTCATCGGATTGCCGGCGCGCGACGCGCTCGCTCGCTTCGTCACCTTGGGCCTCGTGCCCGTCATCGAGGGTTCGGGATTCGTGGTCGAGCAGCACCCGCTCGCGGGTGCGACCGCCGCCGCGGGAGAGCGAGCCCGACTGGTCCTGGGCGTTCGCCCGGTCGAGGGGCGCGAGCTTTATGGCGTGCCGCCCGCTCGCGATCAACGCGTGGCGAGCGTGCACCGGGAGACTTTCGGTCCGAGCCCGGAGTGA
- a CDS encoding cell division protein FtsL, which translates to MKRETFSMTRAVRNERLVRELDRKRHRDLFMVVMTALVLTVAVIVYAWPHFEMIRLGYQMEELRQVREELVERKRHLELQLATEEDPERIDRIAREELGMIYPDGDHVLVLEPMESPR; encoded by the coding sequence ATGAAACGTGAAACGTTCTCGATGACGCGGGCGGTTCGGAACGAGCGGCTCGTGCGCGAGCTCGACCGCAAGCGCCACCGCGACCTGTTCATGGTGGTCATGACCGCTCTGGTGCTGACCGTGGCCGTCATCGTCTACGCCTGGCCCCATTTCGAGATGATTCGGCTCGGTTACCAAATGGAGGAGCTCCGCCAGGTGCGTGAGGAGCTCGTCGAGCGTAAGCGGCATCTCGAGCTGCAGCTGGCCACCGAGGAAGATCCCGAACGGATCGATCGCATCGCTCGCGAAGAGCTCGGCATGATTTACCCCGACGGAGACCACGTCCTGGTTCTCGAGCCCATGGAGTCCCCACGGTGA
- the rsmH gene encoding 16S rRNA (cytosine(1402)-N(4))-methyltransferase RsmH — translation MSVALMTESEPSSAGHVPVLLAEAVDFLAPRDGGVYVDATFGGGGYSEAILRRSSPGGRVIALDRDRAALRRGDAMVAEHSGRLELVWGSFADLCPHLDGLGVASVDGIVADLGLSSLQLDDPGRGFSFSRDGALDMRFDRSRGPSAADLVNRSSESELADILYHYGEERRARAIAKRIAASRPIGTTRELRGAVVAVTGPKRHGIDPATRTFQALRIAVNDELRALDSLLREGPERLAAGGRLIVVSYHSLEDRAVKRAFRERARPAGSAYRILTKKPVIAGAEEVDENPRARSAKLRVLERVDET, via the coding sequence ATGTCGGTGGCACTCATGACGGAATCCGAGCCGAGCTCAGCGGGCCACGTGCCCGTTCTTCTTGCCGAGGCCGTCGACTTCCTCGCGCCGAGAGACGGCGGGGTGTACGTGGATGCGACGTTCGGCGGCGGTGGCTATTCCGAAGCGATCCTCCGTCGCTCTTCCCCCGGAGGAAGGGTCATCGCGCTCGATCGCGATCGGGCCGCGCTTCGACGAGGCGATGCCATGGTCGCCGAGCACTCGGGGAGGCTCGAGCTCGTGTGGGGCTCGTTCGCGGATCTGTGCCCGCACCTCGACGGCCTCGGTGTGGCCTCGGTCGACGGCATCGTGGCCGATCTGGGGCTATCGAGCCTTCAGCTCGACGACCCGGGCCGAGGATTCTCTTTCTCCCGTGACGGTGCCCTCGACATGCGTTTCGATCGCTCGCGAGGGCCGAGCGCGGCGGATCTCGTCAACCGCTCGTCGGAGTCCGAGCTCGCCGATATCCTCTACCACTACGGCGAGGAGCGCCGCGCACGGGCGATCGCGAAGCGGATCGCCGCCTCGCGGCCGATCGGAACGACGCGAGAGCTCAGAGGGGCGGTGGTGGCGGTGACCGGGCCGAAGCGGCACGGCATCGATCCGGCCACGCGCACGTTTCAAGCTTTGCGCATCGCGGTGAACGACGAGCTGCGCGCTCTCGATTCGCTGCTGCGCGAGGGGCCCGAACGGCTCGCGGCGGGAGGACGGTTGATCGTGGTGTCCTACCACTCGCTCGAAGACCGCGCGGTGAAACGTGCTTTTCGGGAGCGGGCGAGGCCGGCGGGAAGCGCCTATCGCATTCTCACCAAGAAGCCGGTCATCGCCGGCGCCGAGGAAGTCGATGAGAATCCGAGAGCGAGGAGCGCCAAGCTCCGGGTTCTGGAGCGCGTCGATGAAACGTGA
- a CDS encoding division/cell wall cluster transcriptional repressor MraZ, whose amino-acid sequence MLRGNHPARVDEKGRLKVPVGFLQLIETNYGLDVFVTSLSGDNVRIYPMDVWTEFERRLKSMPDFHPTKVKLLKRVHFYGQASSLDRQGRLLIPQQLREPAQMNGTVDVLGMHDHLEVWNHDYLAEQLQQEPFTVDDHRALTEYDI is encoded by the coding sequence TTGCTCCGCGGTAATCATCCCGCGCGGGTCGATGAAAAGGGAAGGCTGAAGGTTCCCGTTGGCTTTTTACAGCTCATCGAGACCAATTACGGCCTGGACGTTTTCGTGACGTCTCTTTCGGGAGACAACGTTCGGATCTATCCGATGGATGTTTGGACCGAGTTCGAGAGGCGGTTGAAAAGCATGCCGGACTTCCATCCGACCAAGGTGAAGCTGCTCAAGCGGGTGCATTTCTACGGCCAGGCGTCATCACTCGACCGCCAGGGTCGGCTGCTCATCCCGCAGCAGCTGCGAGAGCCGGCCCAGATGAATGGGACGGTGGACGTGCTCGGCATGCATGACCATCTCGAGGTGTGGAATCACGACTATCTGGCGGAGCAGCTCCAGCAAGAGCCCTTCACCGTGGACGACCACCGAGCGCTCACCGAGTACGACATTTGA
- a CDS encoding DUF933 domain-containing protein produces the protein MPDASMKAGIIGLEGVGKRTLFRLLTRAAGTGTGREEQYGVLKVPDDKLPVLTRIHDSRKTTYATIELVLIPSLAKDRRDKIDLSSLRAVDVLVHVVRAFEDPSVPHPEGSVDPVRDLEVLELELTLSDLGVVERRLERIEADVKKGRKGDAGEIPLLQRARDALAEGRSLRTSLAHEELDALRGYALLTAKPMLVVVNVGENEAATSDLPDRMGLSRFQAEGSFAFVGVSAKIEAELAELSADEATAFRNDMGLNESVVARIVRSTFELMKLVTFYTAGDPESRAWVVPRNTKAVEAAGAIHSDMARGFIRAEVVPYGILVREGSWSACRDKGLLRLEGKEYPIAEADVVLFRFNV, from the coding sequence ATGCCCGATGCTTCCATGAAGGCTGGCATCATCGGGCTCGAGGGTGTGGGGAAACGCACGCTGTTCCGTCTCCTGACCCGAGCCGCGGGCACGGGCACGGGTCGAGAGGAACAGTACGGCGTTCTGAAAGTCCCCGACGACAAGCTTCCGGTGCTCACTCGGATCCACGACTCGCGAAAGACGACCTACGCGACCATCGAGCTAGTTCTCATCCCGAGCCTCGCGAAAGATCGTCGGGACAAGATCGACCTTTCGAGCCTCAGGGCGGTCGATGTCCTGGTTCACGTCGTTCGCGCCTTCGAGGACCCGTCGGTACCGCATCCCGAGGGCTCGGTGGATCCAGTTCGCGATCTCGAGGTCCTCGAGCTCGAGCTGACGCTCTCGGATCTCGGCGTGGTCGAGAGACGGCTCGAGCGGATCGAGGCCGACGTGAAGAAGGGCCGGAAGGGTGACGCGGGCGAGATTCCCCTTCTCCAGAGGGCCCGAGACGCACTCGCCGAGGGCCGATCGCTAAGGACCTCGCTCGCCCACGAGGAGCTCGACGCGCTCCGGGGCTACGCCCTTCTCACCGCAAAGCCCATGCTCGTCGTCGTGAACGTGGGCGAGAACGAAGCCGCGACCAGCGACCTCCCCGACCGGATGGGGCTTTCGCGATTCCAGGCAGAAGGAAGTTTTGCTTTTGTCGGCGTTTCCGCCAAAATCGAGGCCGAGCTGGCCGAGCTTTCCGCCGACGAGGCCACGGCGTTTCGTAACGATATGGGCTTGAACGAAAGTGTTGTGGCGCGAATCGTCCGCTCGACCTTCGAGCTCATGAAGCTCGTTACGTTCTACACCGCGGGGGATCCGGAGTCGCGCGCCTGGGTCGTTCCCCGTAACACCAAGGCGGTCGAGGCCGCGGGGGCGATCCACAGCGACATGGCGCGCGGCTTCATTCGCGCCGAGGTCGTTCCTTATGGCATCCTCGTGCGCGAGGGCTCGTGGAGCGCCTGCCGCGACAAGGGGCTTCTCCGGCTGGAAGGCAAGGAGTATCCCATCGCCGAGGCCGACGTGGTCCTGTTTCGTTTCAACGTTTGA
- a CDS encoding glycosyltransferase family 2 protein encodes MKLIVQIPCLNEAETLPATLAEIPRTIEGVDTVEILVIDDGSTDETSDLAHRCGVEHVLRSSRSRGLAASFKTGIDAALGLGADIIVNTDADNQYPGADIPRLVAPILRGEADIVIGDRQVSDVAHFSTSKKRLQSLGSWVVRQVSGTKVPDTTSGFRAFTRDAAQRLNLVSDYTYTLETIIQAGKKRLAIAQIAIEPRTTRPSRLIRNNWDYVKRSAATIVRIYAMYEPLKIFSYIGAVFLAVGAVPALRYLYFWWIGEGQGHVQSVIAAGWFLTIGFMILLIGLVSDIMASVRRLLEEVLYRQRLLEDRVSEMEEHPGELASAKSRVREGSKR; translated from the coding sequence ATGAAGCTCATCGTGCAGATTCCCTGTCTCAACGAAGCGGAGACGCTGCCGGCGACGCTCGCGGAAATTCCGCGCACCATCGAGGGCGTCGACACCGTGGAGATCCTGGTGATCGACGACGGCTCGACTGACGAAACGTCGGACCTGGCCCACCGGTGCGGGGTCGAGCACGTCCTGCGGTCATCGAGGAGCCGGGGGCTCGCGGCAAGCTTCAAGACGGGGATCGACGCGGCGCTCGGGCTCGGGGCCGACATCATCGTCAATACCGATGCCGACAACCAGTATCCCGGCGCCGATATCCCTCGACTCGTCGCCCCCATCTTGAGGGGTGAAGCGGACATCGTGATCGGCGACCGGCAGGTGAGCGACGTCGCGCATTTTTCGACCTCCAAGAAGAGGCTCCAGAGCCTCGGAAGCTGGGTCGTTCGCCAGGTGTCGGGAACGAAGGTTCCCGACACCACGAGCGGCTTTCGCGCTTTCACCCGCGACGCGGCCCAGCGCCTCAACCTCGTCTCCGACTACACCTACACGCTCGAGACCATCATCCAGGCGGGAAAGAAGAGGCTCGCCATCGCGCAGATTGCAATCGAGCCGAGAACCACCCGGCCGAGCCGCCTGATTCGAAACAACTGGGATTACGTGAAGCGCTCGGCGGCGACCATCGTGCGCATCTATGCGATGTACGAGCCGCTGAAGATCTTCAGCTACATCGGCGCGGTTTTTCTCGCCGTGGGCGCCGTTCCCGCCTTGCGCTATCTCTACTTCTGGTGGATCGGGGAAGGCCAGGGGCACGTGCAGTCGGTGATCGCCGCCGGCTGGTTCCTGACGATTGGTTTCATGATCCTGCTGATCGGCCTGGTGTCGGACATCATGGCCTCGGTGAGACGACTTCTCGAGGAAGTGTTGTACCGCCAGCGGCTGCTCGAAGACCGCGTGAGCGAGATGGAAGAGCACCCGGGCGAGCTCGCATCGGCGAAGTCACGGGTGCGGGAGGGCTCGAAGAGGTGA
- a CDS encoding glycosyltransferase family 2 protein, which translates to MSVVMEDAPSSRRKKAAAGTAGITRRTSVLVPAFREEVAIGELLGEIGALGPWKEILVVDDGSKDETGNRAAAAGATVIRHPYNKGNGAAVKTAVRAASGEFILLIDADGQHPPGSIPALLAKLDEHDLVVGARSYRGQASFSRALGNAALNRFASMLAGFRIDDLTSGFRAARRDRFREFLHLLPNGFSYPSTSTLAFLKAGYNVAFVPIEGKKRDRRSTSKMRPFREVWRFVMIILRIVTLFSPLRVIVPIALFFFLAGIGYMAYTIATATDITDTSVLLIVFSAVLFVFGLLSEQIAALRFENRDR; encoded by the coding sequence GTGAGCGTGGTGATGGAAGACGCGCCCTCGTCGCGCCGCAAGAAGGCCGCGGCCGGCACCGCGGGCATCACCCGACGAACCAGCGTTCTCGTGCCCGCGTTCAGGGAGGAGGTCGCCATCGGCGAGCTCCTGGGTGAGATCGGAGCCCTCGGACCCTGGAAAGAGATCCTCGTCGTGGACGACGGCTCGAAGGACGAGACGGGAAATCGGGCCGCGGCGGCGGGGGCCACGGTGATCCGCCACCCCTACAACAAGGGCAACGGCGCCGCGGTCAAGACCGCGGTGCGAGCCGCGAGCGGGGAGTTCATCCTGCTCATCGACGCCGACGGCCAGCACCCGCCGGGATCGATTCCCGCTCTCCTCGCGAAGCTCGACGAGCACGATCTCGTGGTGGGCGCGCGCTCCTACCGGGGGCAGGCCAGCTTCTCCCGGGCTCTGGGAAACGCGGCCCTCAACCGGTTCGCCTCGATGCTCGCGGGTTTCCGAATCGACGACCTGACGTCGGGCTTCCGCGCGGCGCGCCGGGATCGGTTCCGCGAGTTCCTGCATCTGCTCCCCAACGGGTTCAGCTATCCGTCGACGAGCACCCTCGCCTTCCTCAAAGCGGGCTATAACGTCGCCTTCGTCCCCATCGAGGGAAAGAAGAGAGACCGACGCTCGACGAGCAAGATGCGTCCCTTCCGGGAAGTGTGGCGCTTCGTGATGATCATCCTCCGGATCGTCACTCTCTTCAGCCCGCTTCGGGTGATCGTTCCGATCGCCTTGTTCTTCTTCCTCGCCGGCATCGGCTACATGGCCTACACCATCGCGACCGCGACCGACATCACCGACACCTCGGTTCTTCTGATCGTGTTCTCGGCGGTGCTGTTCGTGTTCGGGCTCCTGTCGGAGCAGATCGCGGCGCTGCGATTCGAGAACCGCGACCGGTAG
- a CDS encoding cytochrome c, whose translation MREMRSLVVAFVGLLVVGVFAQASEQRVTFTKDIAPIFQQKCESCHRDGSIAPMSLVSYEEIRPWARAIEEAVVSRYMPPWHIDKTVGIQEFKNDRSLSDDQVATIVKWVDSGAPKGDPNDLPPPVSWPEHDGWMFAPLFDEPDLIIESPAYTMPAQAQDVWYRPVVETGLTEPRWVRAIEIRPDPVEGRRITHHALARLQQEEPQTDRTNDAEDIGPGLFMEWAVGKQGELMRPNSGKLMLPGSKIAWDIHYHAVGEEITSQAQLAIYFYPEGETPKYRQVLGLFHAINGGSKGLDIPPNTVSVHQGFHVMKQAGRVENYQPHMHLRGKAMSMEAVLPNGERRILSHVDNFQFNWHNNYVYADHVAPLLPRGTILNFTAWHDNTAANRSNPDPTQWVGWGDRTVDEMAHAWVNITYMSDEDYETELEARKNMPPTATDLQP comes from the coding sequence ATGAGAGAGATGCGCTCACTCGTCGTGGCGTTCGTCGGTCTCCTCGTCGTGGGAGTCTTCGCCCAAGCATCCGAGCAACGCGTCACGTTCACGAAGGATATCGCCCCGATTTTTCAGCAAAAATGCGAGTCGTGCCACCGCGACGGCTCGATCGCGCCCATGTCGCTCGTGAGCTATGAAGAGATCCGCCCCTGGGCCAGAGCGATCGAAGAGGCGGTGGTATCGCGCTACATGCCGCCATGGCACATCGACAAGACCGTCGGCATCCAGGAGTTCAAGAACGATCGGTCGCTCAGCGACGATCAAGTCGCGACGATCGTGAAGTGGGTCGACTCGGGCGCTCCCAAGGGTGACCCGAACGACTTGCCGCCTCCCGTCAGCTGGCCGGAGCACGACGGGTGGATGTTCGCTCCGCTCTTCGACGAGCCGGACCTGATCATCGAGTCGCCCGCCTACACGATGCCGGCGCAGGCACAGGACGTGTGGTATCGACCGGTGGTGGAAACGGGCCTGACCGAGCCGCGCTGGGTGCGCGCGATCGAGATTCGGCCCGACCCGGTCGAGGGAAGACGGATCACTCACCACGCACTCGCCCGGCTGCAGCAAGAAGAGCCGCAGACCGACCGCACCAACGACGCGGAGGACATCGGTCCCGGGCTGTTCATGGAGTGGGCGGTTGGAAAACAAGGCGAGCTCATGCGACCGAACAGCGGCAAGCTGATGCTCCCCGGATCGAAGATCGCATGGGACATCCATTACCATGCCGTGGGGGAGGAGATCACGAGCCAGGCGCAGCTGGCCATCTACTTCTATCCCGAGGGCGAGACACCCAAGTACCGCCAGGTCCTCGGCCTGTTCCACGCGATCAACGGAGGCTCGAAGGGCCTCGACATTCCCCCGAACACCGTCTCCGTACATCAGGGCTTCCACGTCATGAAGCAGGCGGGACGCGTCGAGAACTATCAGCCGCACATGCACCTTCGGGGAAAGGCGATGTCGATGGAAGCGGTGCTTCCGAACGGGGAAAGGCGCATCCTGAGCCACGTGGACAACTTCCAGTTCAACTGGCACAACAACTACGTCTACGCCGACCATGTGGCGCCGCTCTTGCCCCGAGGCACGATCCTCAACTTCACCGCATGGCACGACAACACCGCGGCGAACCGGTCGAACCCCGACCCGACTCAATGGGTCGGCTGGGGAGACCGTACGGTGGACGAGATGGCGCACGCCTGGGTGAACATCACCTACATGAGCGACGAGGACTACGAGACGGAGCTCGAAGCGAGGAAGAACATGCCGCCGACCGCCACGGATCTGCAGCCGTAG
- a CDS encoding AsmA-like C-terminal region-containing protein: MRARAVLLVLGSALAAGLVATLVELDAPTLGRAALGRASEASEMSLEASRFRFHLLEGLTIEGVRARSARPGYRFDLELGRLRFEHELRSLIRGRLLIVRVVAESPRLQIRLGTRGANLEPPRDPGLPRSSANRGQPHSLPDASEEKRGEPAIDVELAVSELVIESGALWVLDQTEGERIALDGVELTLREPRFDRNALSLVHGLSASGEIRASEIRFASTRLSDVFGRMESDRGKLRLDDLQFASGARRLSGRLALDGNVLPLSYEISLDTSSIDLPPWARGAKARIEGRGFGLEARNFTGAGALTVAAGALPDVAWVRTLGQASGIVGLVGAPFDSAEVPFEMSRGTVRVRPFELKTSGTSWRVEGTIDLQGPIVLTFTRGGDVFRLEGDPDAPVMSIIDRRP; the protein is encoded by the coding sequence TTGCGCGCCAGAGCGGTCCTCCTCGTCCTCGGCTCGGCCCTGGCGGCGGGGCTGGTCGCGACGCTCGTGGAGCTGGACGCCCCCACACTCGGGCGCGCGGCGCTCGGTCGTGCGAGCGAGGCATCGGAGATGTCTCTCGAAGCTTCGCGCTTTCGTTTCCACCTGCTCGAGGGACTCACGATCGAGGGGGTTCGGGCGAGGTCGGCCCGCCCCGGCTACCGCTTCGATCTGGAGCTCGGGCGCCTGCGATTCGAGCACGAGCTTCGTTCACTCATTCGTGGCCGGCTTCTGATCGTGCGCGTGGTGGCGGAATCACCACGCTTGCAGATTCGTCTCGGCACGAGAGGGGCAAACCTCGAGCCGCCCCGGGACCCGGGCCTTCCGAGGTCGTCCGCGAACCGCGGCCAGCCGCACAGCCTGCCCGACGCGTCGGAGGAAAAGCGAGGCGAGCCCGCGATCGATGTCGAGCTCGCCGTCTCGGAGCTCGTGATCGAGAGCGGCGCTCTCTGGGTGCTCGACCAAACAGAAGGGGAGAGGATCGCGCTCGACGGCGTCGAGCTGACGCTCCGAGAGCCGCGGTTCGACCGCAATGCCTTGAGCCTCGTGCACGGTCTCAGCGCCTCGGGAGAGATCCGCGCCTCCGAAATCCGCTTCGCTTCGACGCGTCTTTCGGACGTGTTCGGCCGGATGGAAAGCGATCGAGGGAAGCTCCGCCTCGACGATCTGCAATTCGCGAGCGGGGCTCGGCGGCTGTCGGGAAGGCTCGCGCTCGACGGAAACGTGCTGCCGCTCAGCTACGAGATTTCCCTCGATACCAGTTCGATCGACCTGCCTCCCTGGGCGAGAGGCGCAAAGGCGCGCATCGAGGGGAGGGGATTCGGGCTCGAGGCGAGGAACTTCACCGGCGCGGGCGCGCTCACCGTTGCCGCGGGCGCCTTGCCCGATGTGGCGTGGGTGAGGACCCTCGGTCAGGCTTCGGGTATCGTCGGGCTCGTGGGGGCTCCTTTCGACTCGGCCGAAGTGCCGTTCGAGATGAGCCGCGGCACGGTTCGCGTCCGGCCCTTCGAGCTCAAAACCTCGGGGACGAGCTGGCGGGTCGAGGGCACGATCGATCTGCAAGGACCGATCGTTCTGACCTTCACCCGCGGGGGCGACGTATTTCGCCTCGAAGGCGACCCCGATGCCCCGGTGATGTCGATTATCGATCGACGACCGTGA